A region of Lichenibacterium dinghuense DNA encodes the following proteins:
- a CDS encoding sensor histidine kinase — MAASIPVLLFGGWTAYRSAEEHRAAALRIARETVSLVAERVTAEMNAQVRVAETLAASTSLDGPDLPAFYREAERVKAMHPLWHTVELDDLAGEQVLNLLRTLGAPLGPTADRDTFDEALRERSPAIGGIGPVGPVSGKRLVALRVPVMRDGASKDVLTVALSPDAVGDILRGAGIPAGWIGAVVDRDGKLIARSADDAATVGLPASPDVQRAIATEAGGSYHGTRRDGVPVEAVFERLAACGAWSVHLGVPRRALDGPVRRALFAVAAAVAASLALGATLVVLLARDLGRRRQRERGLAAAALEASEERTALAVAAADLGTWRWDVAGDAVTCSERCRVLVGLPDDAGPRGTWAPAAFLAAVHPADRGALRAAAKGCVERGGAFAADFRIRGEGKAAPWRHLRGHAGEGEGRDEVYGIIADIDAPKRAEVERSDLLRRLAAAQEDVQRRIAHDLHDQVGQTVTGLSLGLKGLERAIEEPTGSGDAPADLDLGARVRWLRDLAGTIGRDLHRVAADLRPTALDDLGLPKALAALSADWSARYEVAADVQVIGSEERLPDEVATTIYRVVQEALTNVLKHARARTVSVVLDRRPREVRVVIEDDGAGFDPDADPVLTPGGRPRIGLRGMRERLGLIGGTLQIESSPGAGTSLFVAVPLDPDRDAEDAP; from the coding sequence ATGGCGGCCTCGATCCCCGTCCTGCTGTTCGGGGGCTGGACGGCCTACCGTTCCGCCGAGGAGCACCGGGCCGCGGCTCTGCGCATCGCGCGCGAGACCGTGTCGCTCGTCGCCGAGCGCGTCACGGCGGAGATGAACGCTCAGGTGCGGGTCGCCGAGACGCTCGCGGCGTCGACATCGCTCGACGGCCCCGACCTGCCGGCCTTCTACCGCGAGGCCGAGCGCGTCAAGGCCATGCACCCGCTCTGGCACACCGTGGAACTCGACGACCTGGCGGGCGAGCAGGTTCTCAACCTCCTGCGCACGCTCGGCGCTCCGCTCGGGCCGACGGCGGACCGCGACACCTTCGACGAGGCGCTGCGCGAGCGTTCTCCCGCGATCGGCGGCATCGGGCCGGTCGGGCCCGTGTCGGGCAAACGCCTCGTCGCGCTGCGCGTGCCGGTGATGCGGGACGGCGCGTCGAAGGACGTCCTGACGGTCGCGCTCAGCCCGGACGCGGTCGGCGACATCCTGCGCGGGGCCGGTATCCCCGCGGGCTGGATCGGTGCCGTGGTGGACCGGGACGGCAAGTTGATCGCGCGGAGCGCCGACGATGCCGCCACCGTGGGCCTGCCCGCCTCGCCCGACGTGCAGCGCGCCATCGCGACAGAGGCCGGCGGCTCCTACCACGGCACGCGGCGGGATGGCGTGCCGGTCGAAGCCGTGTTCGAGCGGCTCGCCGCCTGCGGCGCCTGGTCGGTGCATCTCGGCGTCCCGCGCCGCGCCCTCGACGGCCCTGTCCGGCGGGCGCTGTTCGCGGTCGCGGCCGCGGTGGCCGCGAGCCTGGCACTCGGCGCGACGCTGGTGGTCCTGCTGGCCCGCGACCTCGGACGCCGGCGCCAACGGGAGCGCGGGCTCGCCGCCGCCGCGCTCGAAGCCAGCGAGGAGCGCACGGCGCTGGCGGTGGCGGCCGCCGACCTCGGCACGTGGCGCTGGGACGTGGCGGGCGATGCCGTCACCTGCTCCGAGCGCTGCCGCGTCCTTGTGGGCCTGCCGGACGACGCGGGACCTCGCGGCACATGGGCACCGGCGGCCTTCCTCGCCGCCGTCCACCCCGCCGACCGCGGCGCGCTGCGGGCCGCCGCGAAGGGCTGCGTCGAGCGGGGCGGCGCCTTTGCGGCCGATTTCCGAATCCGGGGCGAGGGCAAAGCCGCACCGTGGCGCCACCTCCGCGGCCACGCCGGCGAGGGGGAGGGACGTGACGAGGTATACGGCATCATCGCCGACATCGACGCGCCGAAGCGGGCCGAGGTCGAGCGCTCCGATCTGCTGCGCCGCCTCGCCGCCGCGCAGGAGGACGTGCAGCGGCGCATCGCCCACGACCTCCACGACCAGGTGGGCCAGACCGTCACGGGTCTATCGTTGGGGCTGAAGGGATTGGAGCGTGCCATCGAAGAGCCGACGGGCTCGGGTGACGCGCCCGCGGACCTCGACCTCGGCGCGCGCGTGCGGTGGCTGCGCGACTTGGCCGGCACCATCGGCCGCGACCTCCACCGCGTCGCCGCGGACCTGCGCCCGACCGCGCTCGACGACCTCGGCCTGCCCAAAGCGCTGGCGGCGCTCTCGGCCGACTGGAGCGCCCGATACGAGGTCGCGGCCGACGTGCAGGTGATCGGCTCGGAGGAGCGCCTGCCCGACGAGGTCGCCACCACGATCTACCGCGTCGTCCAGGAGGCGCTGACCAACGTGCTCAAGCACGCGCGCGCCCGCACGGTGAGCGTTGTTCTGGACCGCCGGCCGCGCGAGGTGCGCGTGGTCATCGAGGACGACGGCGCCGGCTTCGACCCCGACGCGGACCCTGTACTCACGCCCGGCGGGCGCCCGCGCATCGGCCTGCGCGGCATGCGGGAGCGCCTCGGCCTCATCGGTGGCACGCTGCAGATCGAGTCCTCGCCCGGTGCGGGCACCAGCCTGTTCGTCGCCGTCCCGCTCGACCCAGACCGTGACGCAGAGGACGCTCCATGA
- a CDS encoding response regulator transcription factor: protein MTSTPAVEGRIRVALADDHPVVLAGVKALLQVAPEVELVGGAGDGEAALRLILAERPDVAVVDVSMPRLGGLDLARRLAAEVPGVRVIALTVHEDRAYVQQLLDAGAKGYLLKRSAAEDLLRAVRAVAEGGVYLDPAVAGKALAEAAATERAAAGDDALSPREADVLRFTAQGFSNKEIAGRLAVSVKTVETYKARASDKLGLHSRAEIVRYGAAKGWLAGLAEGG from the coding sequence ATGACGTCGACACCGGCCGTAGAGGGGCGAATCCGCGTCGCCCTCGCCGACGACCACCCCGTGGTGCTGGCCGGCGTCAAGGCGCTGCTGCAGGTCGCGCCCGAGGTGGAGCTCGTCGGCGGAGCGGGGGACGGCGAGGCCGCGCTCCGCCTGATCCTGGCCGAGCGGCCCGACGTGGCCGTGGTCGACGTGTCCATGCCGCGCCTCGGCGGCCTCGACCTCGCGCGCCGGCTCGCCGCCGAGGTGCCCGGCGTGCGGGTGATCGCGCTCACGGTGCACGAGGATAGGGCCTACGTGCAGCAACTGCTCGACGCCGGGGCGAAGGGTTACCTGCTCAAGCGCTCGGCCGCCGAGGACCTGCTGCGCGCCGTGCGGGCCGTGGCGGAGGGCGGCGTCTATCTCGACCCGGCGGTGGCCGGCAAGGCGCTGGCCGAGGCGGCGGCTACGGAGCGGGCCGCTGCCGGCGACGACGCGCTGAGCCCGCGCGAAGCCGACGTGCTGCGCTTCACCGCGCAGGGCTTCAGCAACAAGGAGATCGCCGGCCGCCTCGCGGTCAGCGTCAAGACGGTGGAGACCTACAAGGCCCGAGCCTCCGACAAGCTCGGGCTGCACTCGCGCGCCGAGATCGTGCGCTACGGCGCCGCCAAGGGCTGGCTCGCGGGGCTGGCGGAAGGCGGCTGA
- a CDS encoding GCG_CRPN prefix-to-repeats domain-containing protein: protein MKLTGFVLAAAIGLGGVSGAEALPIAAMPAAAASTVLVRGGCGYGEHRGFYGGCRLNRGPRGFIRRLETGAPRGCPPGRTRIRDICRFVR, encoded by the coding sequence ATGAAACTGACAGGTTTTGTTCTGGCGGCCGCCATCGGCCTGGGTGGGGTGAGCGGGGCCGAAGCCCTGCCGATCGCGGCCATGCCTGCCGCGGCGGCATCCACCGTCCTCGTGCGCGGGGGCTGCGGCTACGGCGAGCATCGCGGCTTCTACGGCGGGTGCCGGCTCAACCGCGGCCCGCGCGGCTTCATCCGCCGGCTCGAGACGGGCGCCCCGCGCGGCTGCCCGCCCGGCCGCACCCGCATCAGGGACATCTGCCGCTTCGTGCGCTGA